Proteins encoded by one window of Dehalococcoidales bacterium:
- a CDS encoding diaminopimelate dehydrogenase produces the protein MLNLGIVGYGNLGRGVQAAIERSPDMELCAVLSRRPEIIQKELGDIPVFNSEGFTLPKGLKIDVMILCGGSKEDTPVQGPLFAKNFSTVDSYDAHANVPEYYQKMNMIARQMGNVSIISTGWDPGIFSIERMLGHSFFPQSTAYTFWGRGVSQGHSDAARKVAGVIDARQYTVPIESAIEEIRNGNVPELLKREMHKRLVYVVAENLHEHDRIRKEITEMPDYYADYETEVIFITEEEMKCKHSNLPHGGFVLTSAVTGDNHKQIIEYRLQLDNNPEFTGSILVACARAAYRMKQKGHAGAFTMLDIPPAFYSPLSGGELRQRFV, from the coding sequence ATGTTAAATCTCGGTATTGTCGGATATGGTAATTTAGGCAGGGGGGTTCAGGCAGCGATTGAAAGAAGCCCCGATATGGAACTTTGTGCTGTTTTATCAAGGCGCCCCGAAATTATCCAAAAAGAGCTGGGAGATATTCCGGTATTTAACAGTGAAGGGTTCACCCTTCCCAAGGGGCTGAAAATAGATGTGATGATTCTTTGCGGCGGCTCAAAAGAGGATACCCCCGTGCAGGGCCCTTTGTTTGCCAAGAATTTCAGCACCGTTGACAGCTATGATGCGCATGCCAATGTGCCGGAGTACTACCAAAAAATGAATATGATTGCCCGTCAGATGGGGAACGTATCGATTATTTCCACCGGCTGGGACCCCGGCATTTTTTCGATTGAAAGAATGTTAGGGCACTCCTTTTTCCCGCAAAGTACCGCATATACTTTTTGGGGTAGGGGCGTTAGCCAAGGACATTCCGATGCCGCTCGTAAAGTAGCAGGCGTTATTGATGCGCGTCAATATACCGTTCCGATAGAAAGCGCGATTGAAGAAATCAGAAACGGAAATGTTCCCGAGCTTTTAAAAAGGGAAATGCACAAGCGTTTGGTTTACGTGGTCGCCGAAAACTTACATGAACACGACAGAATCAGAAAAGAAATAACCGAAATGCCCGATTATTATGCCGATTACGAAACCGAAGTAATTTTTATTACCGAAGAAGAAATGAAGTGCAAGCATTCGAATTTACCCCACGGGGGCTTTGTCCTGACTTCGGCCGTTACCGGTGATAACCATAAACAAATCATAGAGTACCGCTTGCAACTCGATAACAACCCCGAGTTTACGGGCAGTATTTTGGTTGCCTGTGCCAGAGCGGCTTATCGAATGAAGCAAAAAGGGCACGCCGGTGCTTTTACGATGCTTGATATACCTCCGGCGTTTTACAGCCCGCTGTCGGGCGGCGAGTTAAGACAAAGATTTGTTTAG
- a CDS encoding acyl-CoA reductase, producing the protein MDKSNLFVLEENVIGIPFLVKGKLIQPPSIKYQDLKEAFEGTDIGADYLKINEAQVIREPITGNQTTECTDGYIYQVMPIIKAEDLIENDIDNLVKTLYSLSVAEILDYLDNIGNYLCKNKNLLSQAAKIYGLTAKYPDNIINAQLSAISKTLNGKTAKDIIDAELSYNGKPGSAFLNGWVKVNNKGVAVRAMPTRQLHITAGNAFEVPIISALRAVLTKSAAVIKMPREALISGALLAVAAYNTAPNHPITQNMSLVYWRGGDYEIEKDLFKPKAFDRIIVWGGANAVTAIQNQNPFVRVISFNPKYGISLIGKKCFSANLKETVAKALKDVLINNQNSCNASLVHYVEGTKEQVNEYALLIQQGLKNYDRIAPNFVIPDAAGQIKRMKRGKYAGEKWYLNYTNENYVSGATVINGEFDILDHPLSRLVVIRPVDKAEDALKYIHQSVSTVGIFPEKLRLELKEQILGRGASTVLPLGQCDTVFGGMPHDGMIVLSQLVDWKTG; encoded by the coding sequence AAAATTAATGAAGCTCAAGTTATCAGAGAGCCGATTACTGGTAACCAAACAACAGAATGCACCGACGGATATATCTACCAAGTGATGCCGATTATTAAGGCGGAAGACTTGATTGAAAATGACATCGATAACCTTGTAAAAACCCTTTATTCCCTTTCCGTAGCTGAAATTTTGGATTATTTGGATAACATCGGCAATTATTTATGTAAAAATAAAAATCTACTGTCGCAAGCAGCCAAAATCTACGGCCTGACTGCTAAATACCCGGATAATATTATAAATGCACAACTTTCCGCGATTTCAAAAACCTTAAACGGTAAAACGGCAAAAGATATCATTGATGCGGAACTGTCTTATAACGGAAAACCCGGCAGCGCTTTCTTAAACGGCTGGGTAAAGGTCAACAATAAAGGTGTTGCCGTTCGTGCGATGCCAACCCGCCAGCTTCATATTACCGCCGGAAACGCTTTTGAGGTTCCGATTATTTCCGCACTGCGCGCGGTGCTTACAAAATCGGCGGCGGTTATAAAAATGCCTCGCGAAGCGCTTATTTCCGGGGCGCTGCTTGCCGTTGCCGCATACAACACAGCGCCAAATCATCCGATTACACAAAACATGTCGCTTGTGTATTGGCGGGGAGGCGATTATGAAATTGAAAAGGATTTATTTAAACCGAAGGCTTTTGACAGGATTATAGTTTGGGGTGGTGCAAATGCCGTAACGGCAATCCAAAATCAAAACCCTTTTGTAAGGGTAATCTCGTTTAATCCCAAATACGGTATCAGTTTAATTGGCAAAAAATGCTTTAGCGCTAACCTCAAAGAAACAGTTGCTAAAGCGCTTAAAGATGTTCTGATAAATAATCAAAATTCCTGTAACGCTTCGCTTGTGCACTACGTTGAAGGAACAAAGGAACAAGTAAACGAATATGCGCTGCTTATACAGCAAGGATTAAAAAACTACGATAGAATCGCCCCTAATTTCGTAATACCGGATGCCGCCGGACAAATTAAACGAATGAAACGCGGTAAATATGCCGGAGAAAAATGGTATCTCAACTATACAAACGAAAATTACGTTTCGGGGGCGACGGTAATTAACGGGGAGTTTGATATTCTTGATCACCCGTTATCACGATTAGTGGTTATCAGGCCGGTAGACAAAGCGGAAGATGCCCTCAAATACATCCATCAAAGCGTTTCAACCGTAGGAATATTCCCCGAGAAACTTCGACTGGAATTAAAAGAGCAAATACTTGGCCGCGGCGCATCAACTGTTTTGCCGCTGGGACAATGCGATACCGTTTTTGGCGGAATGCCCCATGACGGAATGATAGTTTTAAGCCAACTTGTCGATTGGAAAACGGGATAA